A genome region from Glutamicibacter arilaitensis Re117 includes the following:
- a CDS encoding IS1380-like element ISAar8 family transposase: protein MNHSTHVFPAIPTQLTGQSLVSHAGLSVLTSFLNALDFRRLCEDRFSQFVPATATHRPGKILGALTLSLAAGGEQATDIDQLRAAPDLFGSVASDATVSRFMGRIKEQPEAFSYGFATMTRSLRSKVWNAAGPRNPARLATAANPLIIDLDASLVHVHSEKESSAGTYKGGYGFSPMIAMADYGKANGTGEVLAVHLRPGNRGANSAKSHIEVLTQALAQLPDDFYDEHGNLHGEKILVRTDSAGSSREFLHHLDSLGLQFSTSYSLPVLKERFIRWIDEKKYWEPALDANGDQRDDAWVIDATKVLELRQYPPGTRIYLRAEPLHPGAKANLFDTDGNRVTAFLTNAPRFNVAFLDARHRARGRCENRIKTLKSTGLGKLPYWSFAANQAWADLAMFALNLVAWLQLAVLPGGHEASVWDLKRWRYRLFSMAGKIVSGGRQRRLLIPVRAPEAQLLCQLQEGIGVFFQRWRRGELAA from the coding sequence GTGAACCATTCTACCCACGTTTTCCCTGCCATCCCGACCCAACTCACCGGCCAGTCCCTGGTCTCCCATGCAGGGTTGTCTGTCCTGACCAGCTTCCTGAACGCCTTGGACTTCCGCAGGCTCTGCGAAGACAGGTTCAGCCAATTCGTGCCCGCCACCGCAACGCACCGGCCAGGCAAGATCCTCGGCGCCCTGACTCTGTCCTTGGCAGCCGGCGGCGAGCAAGCCACAGATATTGACCAGCTACGAGCCGCACCAGATCTCTTTGGCTCCGTAGCGTCGGATGCCACGGTCAGCCGGTTCATGGGCCGGATCAAAGAACAGCCAGAAGCTTTCTCCTACGGGTTCGCCACCATGACCCGCAGCCTGCGCTCCAAAGTCTGGAATGCGGCCGGGCCGCGGAATCCAGCCCGGCTGGCTACGGCAGCCAATCCGCTGATTATCGACCTCGATGCCTCGTTGGTTCATGTCCATTCCGAGAAAGAATCCAGCGCTGGGACGTATAAAGGTGGGTACGGTTTTTCACCGATGATCGCCATGGCCGACTACGGCAAAGCCAACGGCACCGGTGAAGTCCTCGCCGTGCACCTGCGCCCGGGAAACAGGGGCGCGAACTCCGCAAAATCCCATATCGAGGTACTCACCCAAGCGCTGGCCCAGCTGCCTGACGATTTCTATGACGAGCACGGGAACCTGCACGGTGAGAAGATCCTGGTCCGTACCGACAGTGCTGGGTCGTCCAGGGAGTTCTTGCACCACCTGGATTCGTTGGGGCTCCAGTTCTCCACGTCGTATTCGCTGCCGGTGCTCAAGGAACGCTTCATCCGCTGGATCGATGAGAAGAAGTACTGGGAACCAGCCCTGGACGCTAACGGAGATCAGCGTGATGATGCGTGGGTGATTGATGCAACGAAGGTCTTGGAGTTGAGGCAATACCCGCCTGGAACTCGGATTTACCTGCGTGCTGAGCCGTTGCATCCCGGGGCGAAAGCGAACTTGTTCGATACGGATGGCAATCGGGTGACCGCGTTTCTCACGAATGCTCCGCGGTTCAACGTGGCGTTCCTTGATGCTCGGCATCGTGCCCGTGGCCGGTGCGAGAACAGGATTAAAACGCTCAAGAGCACGGGGTTGGGCAAGCTGCCGTATTGGTCTTTTGCTGCGAACCAGGCGTGGGCTGACCTGGCAATGTTCGCCTTGAACTTGGTCGCATGGCTGCAGTTGGCGGTGCTGCCTGGTGGTCATGAAGCTTCGGTGTGGGATTTGAAGCGGTGGCGGTACCGGCTGTTTTCGATGGCTGGGAAAATCGTCTCTGGTGGCCGGCAGCGCCGGCTGTTGATCCCGGTGAGAGCACCAGAAGCGCAGTTGCTTTGCCAGTTGCAGGAAGGTATTGGTGTGTTCTTCCAGCGGTGGCGGCGCGGTGAGCTGGCTGCTTGA
- a CDS encoding CPBP family intramembrane glutamic endopeptidase translates to MSLAWAVAAPLWLGNGIYDTKLPVIASFMMFTPTVAVLVIALAERRIRSFSSDVGLWPINRPGKFVVAIVLSYVIPLGLILQAPFIGTWLGVFPGDLENYTILHILAGEAGPFQYLLGQAGLIAVASLMNSVLALGEEIGWRGWLWSRLQAYGQLISIVISGGIWGIWHAPLILLGYNYPFATGPWGVMAMCGMCIVFGAFLGWLRNFSDSVWPAALAHGVFNASVGLVSLFIVMGAPLDTTQASILGWSGWLLPTLVIAVMLLCGAYNLKRTTNLSTIR, encoded by the coding sequence GTGAGCCTGGCGTGGGCCGTCGCAGCGCCGCTATGGCTAGGCAACGGGATATATGACACGAAACTTCCCGTCATCGCCTCGTTCATGATGTTTACCCCGACTGTCGCCGTGCTGGTGATCGCATTAGCAGAGCGGCGCATCAGGAGTTTCTCCTCTGACGTCGGGCTCTGGCCCATCAATCGTCCTGGAAAATTTGTAGTCGCAATTGTCCTGTCTTATGTCATTCCGCTCGGACTGATCCTTCAGGCACCATTCATTGGTACGTGGCTGGGAGTCTTTCCGGGCGATCTGGAGAACTACACGATCTTGCATATCCTCGCTGGAGAAGCAGGGCCGTTCCAGTACCTCCTGGGACAGGCCGGACTGATAGCTGTCGCGAGTCTCATGAATTCCGTGCTTGCCCTAGGGGAAGAAATTGGATGGCGAGGATGGCTTTGGAGCCGGTTGCAAGCGTACGGCCAGCTCATCTCAATCGTGATCTCCGGGGGGATCTGGGGAATTTGGCACGCGCCGCTGATTCTCCTTGGATATAACTATCCCTTTGCCACTGGGCCTTGGGGAGTAATGGCCATGTGCGGCATGTGCATCGTGTTTGGTGCCTTCCTTGGCTGGTTGCGAAATTTCAGCGACTCAGTGTGGCCAGCAGCGCTGGCGCATGGAGTATTCAACGCCAGCGTCGGACTCGTCTCTTTATTCATAGTGATGGGAGCTCCCTTGGACACTACGCAAGCATCTATCCTGGGTTGGTCTGGCTGGTTGCTCCCGACCTTGGTCATAGCCGTCATGCTCTTATGCGGCGCCTACAACCTAAAGAGGACAACAAATTTATCCACAATACGTTGA
- a CDS encoding MFS transporter, whose amino-acid sequence MAQPVAHLTRQRVTERTSINLIFLLAGLSFATWAGRLSIIDAVFDFSGLNLGSFLICSTIGILLGIALIPTVSKFVPTGRLLCCLPLGLAACLVILGIAISVTEDATLAYITLFFYGLVFGCLDIMMNVSGAQVERRAGRSIMPSLHGFFSLGTLIGAGMATATIALKIPSIWHFAFVAVLIAAFAYIARQGPTHWENESISPTKRNVQYDRAKSAKRLGLLLLLGLMVAGLSFTEGAANDWIAVASVNGHGFKHQIGALMFTLFVGAMTLGRFAGGRLVDRFGTRNTLLLMGTVGLLGVALFITGTNPYIVGLGATAWGLGSSLGFPLGMSIAASRGERLGPKAVSIVSAFGYGAMLGGPPFIGFVVDTIRLPQALWICAVVLVISLLLTPAVTRIRKPAYKDA is encoded by the coding sequence ATGGCCCAACCGGTCGCTCACCTCACGCGACAGAGAGTTACGGAACGCACCAGTATCAATCTAATATTCCTCCTTGCAGGATTATCTTTTGCAACTTGGGCCGGCCGCCTTTCCATCATCGACGCTGTTTTTGATTTCTCCGGTTTGAACCTCGGGTCATTCCTGATCTGCAGCACCATTGGCATCTTGCTGGGCATTGCGCTCATCCCGACGGTAAGCAAATTCGTTCCGACGGGTCGATTGCTCTGTTGCCTGCCACTGGGATTAGCAGCCTGCCTGGTCATCCTTGGCATCGCGATTTCGGTTACCGAAGACGCCACTCTCGCATACATAACCCTGTTCTTTTATGGGCTTGTTTTCGGCTGTCTAGACATCATGATGAATGTCAGCGGCGCACAGGTGGAACGTCGTGCTGGACGTAGCATCATGCCTTCGCTTCACGGTTTCTTTAGTTTGGGCACGCTCATTGGTGCTGGCATGGCCACGGCCACCATCGCTTTGAAGATCCCCTCGATTTGGCATTTCGCTTTCGTAGCAGTCCTAATCGCTGCATTCGCATACATTGCCCGTCAAGGGCCAACACACTGGGAAAATGAAAGCATCTCGCCCACCAAGAGGAATGTTCAGTACGACCGCGCCAAGTCAGCAAAGAGGCTAGGTCTTTTGCTCTTGCTTGGCCTCATGGTTGCCGGGCTGAGCTTCACCGAAGGCGCGGCCAATGACTGGATCGCTGTGGCCTCTGTTAACGGTCATGGGTTCAAACACCAAATTGGGGCGCTCATGTTCACCCTATTCGTCGGGGCCATGACGCTGGGACGCTTTGCCGGCGGTCGTCTGGTGGACCGTTTCGGAACGAGAAATACCCTTTTGCTCATGGGCACTGTCGGCCTACTCGGCGTTGCCTTATTCATCACCGGCACGAACCCTTATATTGTCGGTCTCGGCGCAACCGCGTGGGGCCTTGGCAGCTCTCTGGGCTTCCCATTGGGGATGAGCATCGCCGCTTCGCGCGGTGAACGCCTAGGACCAAAGGCCGTGAGCATCGTCAGCGCATTTGGCTACGGCGCAATGCTCGGGGGCCCTCCCTTTATCGGTTTCGTCGTCGACACCATAAGGTTGCCTCAAGCCCTGTGGATTTGCGCTGTTGTCCTGGTCATCTCATTGTTGCTAACGCCTGCGGTGACGCGCATTCGCAAGCCAGCGTACAAGGATGCCTAA
- a CDS encoding energy-coupling factor transporter transmembrane component T family protein, producing MIASKNRSYLARIRPGWKFGALLVLSIGLYLINSWLILLSIFILSVVLLLTARVDFKQLRMPLLSLAMILSVVFILLGLQTDWTKAVVSVLRLLTMCLLAYSVSLTTSFDAMLELFQQVASPLRFIGANPAQIALGLSMTIRFIPELKKVYLEVREAQHARGLGNNPLAVSVPLVIRSLKIADETAEALDARGYDSASYQR from the coding sequence ATGATCGCATCCAAGAATCGTTCATATCTGGCACGCATTAGACCAGGCTGGAAATTCGGTGCCTTGCTGGTGCTGAGCATTGGCCTGTATTTGATCAACTCATGGCTGATCTTGTTGTCGATTTTCATCCTAAGTGTGGTGTTGCTTCTTACGGCCAGAGTTGATTTCAAGCAGTTGCGTATGCCGTTACTGTCACTTGCCATGATTCTGAGCGTTGTGTTTATTCTCCTCGGTCTGCAAACAGATTGGACTAAAGCCGTCGTTTCGGTTCTGCGGCTGTTGACCATGTGCCTTCTGGCTTATTCGGTAAGCCTCACAACAAGCTTTGATGCCATGTTGGAGTTGTTTCAACAAGTTGCTTCACCGTTGCGCTTCATCGGGGCAAATCCAGCACAAATCGCCTTGGGACTGTCCATGACGATTCGCTTCATCCCGGAACTCAAAAAGGTCTATCTCGAAGTTCGCGAGGCGCAGCATGCGCGCGGACTTGGCAATAATCCACTGGCCGTGAGTGTCCCCCTCGTTATCCGTTCTCTTAAGATCGCTGACGAAACCGCCGAAGCACTAGACGCCCGCGGTTATGATTCAGCGTCCTACCAGCGCTAA
- a CDS encoding FAD-binding dehydrogenase, protein MNCEQGGVVIIGAGLAGLVAASEALDAGLKIRILDQENDANLGGQAYWSFGGLFLVDTPEQRRLGVHDSFDLAWSDWQHSAQFDRLADEDLWAHRWAKAYVEFAATEKRSWIKQKGIDLTPVVGWAERGDGRAEGHGNSVPRFHIAWGTGTGVSEPFANKVREGMRTGKVQVLNRHRVTGLVVEGGSVTGVRGEILSLDNALRGWKSTRNVESEFEFSAEAVVIATGGIGGNHDLVRRFWPSRLGSAPGHMITGVPEYVDGSGIELSEAAGARLVNRDRMWHYTEGIQNWNSIWPNHGIRILPGPSSMWFDAEGNRLGAACLPGDDTLGTLKYLRTDPVAKKYDYSWFVLNQRILEKEFALSGSEQNPDLTNRDKAGVIKDRVFGTGAPGPVNDFLNRGADFVAATTVEELASKMNAIAPETVVDASKLHQQLLVRDSQIDNAFSKDQQIQSIRNARKYIGDRLTRVVAPHKILDPAAGPLVAVKLHILTRKSLGGLQTDLSGRVLQQDGRVFEGLYAAGEASGFGGGGIHGYNALEGTFLGGCLFSGRQVGRAVVDAVR, encoded by the coding sequence ATGAATTGCGAACAAGGTGGCGTGGTCATAATTGGCGCCGGACTGGCTGGTCTGGTTGCGGCCTCAGAAGCTTTAGATGCTGGATTGAAAATCCGAATTCTCGATCAGGAAAATGACGCAAATCTCGGAGGCCAGGCGTACTGGTCGTTCGGTGGACTCTTTTTGGTCGATACCCCTGAACAGCGCCGTTTGGGAGTTCATGATTCCTTTGACCTTGCGTGGTCTGATTGGCAGCATAGCGCACAGTTTGACCGATTAGCCGACGAAGATCTGTGGGCGCACCGTTGGGCTAAGGCATATGTCGAATTTGCCGCCACTGAAAAGCGATCCTGGATCAAGCAAAAAGGCATTGACCTGACACCGGTGGTGGGTTGGGCTGAGCGAGGAGACGGCCGCGCAGAGGGGCATGGCAACTCTGTGCCGAGATTCCATATCGCGTGGGGAACTGGCACCGGGGTCTCCGAACCATTCGCCAACAAGGTGCGTGAAGGCATGCGGACCGGGAAAGTGCAGGTGCTCAATCGGCACCGTGTTACCGGACTGGTGGTGGAAGGCGGTTCCGTTACCGGAGTTCGAGGAGAAATCTTGTCTCTCGACAACGCTCTTCGAGGGTGGAAATCGACACGAAACGTCGAATCCGAATTCGAATTTTCAGCTGAAGCGGTTGTGATTGCAACAGGCGGAATTGGTGGGAACCATGACTTGGTTCGCAGATTCTGGCCATCCCGGCTCGGCTCAGCGCCCGGGCATATGATTACCGGCGTTCCGGAGTATGTAGATGGCAGCGGCATTGAACTGTCAGAAGCGGCAGGTGCCCGTTTAGTTAATCGGGACAGGATGTGGCACTACACCGAGGGAATTCAGAACTGGAATTCCATTTGGCCAAATCATGGGATAAGAATTCTTCCCGGTCCTAGTTCCATGTGGTTTGATGCAGAAGGAAACCGGCTTGGTGCCGCCTGCCTGCCAGGAGATGACACGCTAGGCACGTTGAAATACCTTCGAACTGATCCAGTTGCCAAGAAATACGACTATTCATGGTTTGTCCTGAACCAAAGAATTTTGGAAAAAGAGTTTGCTCTCTCGGGATCCGAGCAAAATCCTGATCTGACTAATCGAGATAAGGCCGGAGTGATCAAAGACAGAGTCTTTGGAACAGGCGCTCCAGGGCCGGTTAATGACTTCTTGAATCGAGGCGCAGACTTTGTAGCAGCGACCACCGTAGAAGAACTGGCCAGCAAGATGAATGCAATTGCGCCAGAAACAGTGGTTGATGCAAGTAAGCTGCACCAACAGTTGCTCGTACGGGATTCGCAAATAGATAACGCATTCAGCAAAGATCAGCAAATTCAATCGATACGCAACGCCCGAAAGTACATCGGTGACCGTCTGACACGTGTGGTCGCCCCGCATAAAATCCTCGACCCTGCAGCGGGGCCGCTAGTAGCTGTAAAGCTGCATATTTTGACGCGAAAGTCATTAGGCGGTCTGCAGACAGACCTTTCTGGGCGTGTTCTCCAACAAGATGGAAGGGTCTTTGAAGGACTCTATGCAGCTGGTGAAGCATCAGGATTTGGCGGAGGTGGGATTCATGGATACAACGCCCTTGAAGGAACGTTCTTGGGCGGGTGCCTATTTAGCGGTAGACAGGTCGGGCGAGCTGTCGTGGACGCTGTGCGATAG
- a CDS encoding LysE family translocator has protein sequence MDLAQFTGFLLVSVTLACTPGADWAYIISSALGKTSYRPAVWGLLSGYLVHTALLVCGIATLVASSPTLLMWLTAAGSIYLLWLGISTLRSAKRAKFFAPDTSTRFDPATGNLDSPPHPRDETGSPIAVLEKVRHQSPSKQFFKGSLTSGTNPKALLLYVALIPQYLDSSQKLPLSLQTGALGLTHFAVSVLVYFSVAMAAKALLRSRPLAARIVTLCSGIIMILLSLGLIYEQFFVA, from the coding sequence ATGGACCTCGCGCAGTTCACCGGATTCCTCTTGGTGTCGGTAACCTTGGCCTGCACTCCCGGGGCCGACTGGGCGTACATCATTTCCTCTGCACTCGGTAAAACAAGTTACCGCCCCGCGGTCTGGGGATTGCTTTCTGGCTACCTGGTCCACACGGCATTACTCGTGTGCGGAATCGCAACTTTAGTGGCCAGTTCACCAACCCTGCTGATGTGGCTCACTGCAGCTGGTTCGATTTACTTGTTGTGGCTCGGCATCTCTACTCTACGTTCAGCCAAACGAGCCAAATTCTTTGCACCCGATACGTCTACAAGGTTCGATCCTGCTACCGGAAACCTCGATTCGCCCCCGCACCCACGCGATGAAACCGGCAGCCCTATTGCGGTACTGGAAAAAGTGCGCCATCAGTCACCGAGCAAGCAGTTCTTCAAGGGATCGCTCACGAGTGGCACAAACCCCAAAGCATTGTTGCTATATGTAGCACTCATTCCGCAGTACCTGGATTCCTCGCAGAAGCTCCCCTTGTCCCTGCAGACCGGCGCCCTCGGATTGACTCATTTCGCGGTATCCGTCCTCGTATACTTCTCGGTAGCCATGGCAGCCAAGGCCCTGCTTCGATCCCGACCGCTGGCAGCGCGAATCGTAACCCTCTGCTCCGGAATCATCATGATCCTCCTTTCCTTGGGCCTGATCTATGAGCAATTCTTCGTCGCATAA
- a CDS encoding Lrp/AsnC family transcriptional regulator produces MDELDRSILAELQNDGRMSATAVAAKVGLSVAPCHRRIKDLERRGVITGYQAVIDPEQVGLGFEALVFVTLKDRAQLKNFELAVEREELIVDAQRLFGEPDFLLRVFAKDLPHYQRVYDEVLVDLPGVEKLTSTIVMRNIKERATLPV; encoded by the coding sequence ATGGATGAATTAGATCGCTCTATCTTGGCTGAGCTGCAGAATGACGGGCGTATGAGTGCCACTGCAGTGGCTGCCAAAGTGGGGCTATCGGTCGCCCCCTGCCATCGGAGGATTAAGGATCTAGAGCGCAGGGGAGTGATTACCGGGTATCAAGCCGTAATTGACCCGGAGCAAGTTGGTTTGGGATTCGAAGCGCTCGTTTTCGTTACGCTCAAGGACCGGGCACAACTTAAGAATTTCGAGCTGGCTGTAGAACGTGAAGAACTGATTGTTGATGCGCAACGGCTCTTTGGCGAGCCAGACTTCTTGCTACGCGTCTTCGCAAAAGACCTGCCGCACTATCAGCGCGTCTATGACGAGGTGCTCGTGGATCTACCCGGAGTGGAAAAGCTCACGAGCACTATTGTCATGCGGAATATCAAAGAGCGGGCAACACTTCCCGTTTAG
- a CDS encoding energy-coupling factor ABC transporter ATP-binding protein, producing MELPPILFENVTVKFEDRDVLKDVCLTLSEQRIGIIGANGAGKSTLSRLINGLVLPTHGTVHVGNLNTHKHAKQIRRDVGFVFQNPANQIIMPLVSEDIAFGLKNLQISKVERQTRVQETLAELNISHLSDRESHTLSGGEQQMVALASVLAMQPRTIVFDEPTTMLDLRNRLAFQEEVAKLAQRAIVVTHDLEILEDFDRVLVVTDGAIAFDGHPMEAIAHYRQWSHA from the coding sequence GTGGAACTACCCCCAATTCTTTTTGAGAATGTCACCGTCAAATTTGAAGATCGTGATGTTCTCAAAGATGTTTGCCTTACGCTAAGCGAGCAGCGCATCGGTATCATCGGGGCAAACGGAGCAGGAAAGAGCACTCTCTCCCGGCTGATTAACGGGCTTGTTTTACCGACGCACGGTACCGTGCACGTGGGCAACTTGAACACCCACAAGCATGCGAAGCAGATCCGCCGTGATGTCGGTTTTGTCTTTCAAAATCCAGCCAATCAAATCATCATGCCGCTCGTTTCCGAAGACATCGCATTCGGACTGAAGAATCTGCAGATCTCTAAAGTCGAACGCCAAACAAGAGTGCAGGAAACCTTGGCGGAATTGAACATCTCGCACTTATCAGATCGCGAAAGCCACACCCTGTCCGGCGGCGAACAGCAGATGGTTGCACTTGCTTCCGTATTGGCGATGCAACCACGAACAATTGTCTTCGATGAACCGACGACGATGTTGGATCTGCGCAATCGGCTGGCCTTCCAAGAGGAAGTCGCCAAACTCGCCCAACGTGCGATTGTTGTGACCCATGATTTGGAGATTCTCGAAGATTTCGACAGGGTTCTGGTAGTGACTGATGGGGCGATCGCATTCGACGGTCACCCTATGGAAGCAATCGCTCATTACCGTCAGTGGAGCCACGCATGA